One segment of Bdellovibrionota bacterium DNA contains the following:
- a CDS encoding tetratricopeptide repeat protein: MSEAVQAEIKKYSEQLAADPKSRSFVPLSDAYRRLGQYDEAIAVAREGVGHHPHYLSGKMALARALFENGELDESQSLLEAVLHVSPDNVLANRILSSLYLQKGLPERAAPVLKQLLKLDPNDTRAAQQLEAIAKTTPSPPAPETHIPVEAAVAVGPGPGAASSASELRTATLAELYRKQGHIDQALEIYRDVSHGDPGNPEWKNKIEELEQNLSARSSAGGDIRRDRISTLRDLLKRIQERKRRAA; encoded by the coding sequence GTGAGCGAGGCGGTTCAAGCCGAGATTAAGAAGTACAGCGAGCAACTTGCCGCCGATCCAAAGTCCCGTTCGTTTGTTCCCCTCTCGGACGCCTATCGAAGATTAGGTCAGTACGACGAAGCCATCGCCGTGGCGCGCGAAGGCGTCGGCCATCACCCCCATTACCTTTCGGGCAAGATGGCCTTGGCCCGGGCGTTGTTTGAAAACGGAGAACTTGACGAGTCTCAAAGTCTTCTGGAGGCGGTGCTCCACGTTTCCCCCGACAACGTCCTGGCGAATCGGATTCTTTCGTCACTCTATCTCCAAAAAGGACTGCCGGAGCGCGCCGCACCGGTTCTCAAACAGCTCCTCAAGTTGGATCCGAATGATACGCGTGCCGCCCAGCAACTCGAAGCCATAGCGAAAACGACACCGTCTCCGCCTGCGCCCGAGACACATATCCCTGTTGAAGCGGCTGTGGCGGTCGGTCCCGGGCCTGGCGCAGCCTCGTCGGCTTCGGAATTGAGGACCGCGACGCTGGCGGAGCTGTATCGAAAACAGGGACATATCGATCAAGCGCTTGAGATTTATCGCGATGTCTCCCACGGGGACCCGGGGAATCCCGAGTGGAAAAACAAAATCGAGGAATTGGAGCAAAACCTTTCCGCCCGCTCCTCCGCGGGAGGCGATATCCGAAGGGACCGTATTTCGACGTTACGGGACCTGTTGAAACGTATCCAAGAACGAAAGCGGAGGGCGGCATGA
- the accB gene encoding acetyl-CoA carboxylase biotin carboxyl carrier protein, whose protein sequence is MNLRELKEIFRMVEKTDFSQVEIVHGETRVRIERGPSHPVVAPVHFAPPTAAPHVPVPLPPTPAGVTSVPETKTPAAEKKSNQEMVTSPFVGTFYRSPSPDADPYVTVGQVVKKGEILCIIEAMKLMNEIESDFDGKVVAIYPENGQPVEFGEKLFLIEVT, encoded by the coding sequence GTGAATTTGAGGGAACTCAAAGAGATCTTCCGGATGGTCGAGAAAACCGATTTCTCGCAAGTGGAAATCGTTCACGGGGAAACCCGCGTTCGAATCGAGCGGGGACCCTCCCACCCGGTCGTGGCGCCGGTCCACTTCGCTCCGCCCACGGCCGCTCCCCACGTTCCAGTCCCCCTCCCTCCGACTCCGGCCGGCGTGACTTCCGTCCCCGAAACGAAAACCCCGGCCGCCGAAAAGAAGAGCAATCAAGAAATGGTGACCTCACCCTTCGTGGGAACGTTCTATCGATCTCCGTCGCCGGACGCCGATCCCTATGTCACCGTCGGACAGGTGGTGAAAAAGGGGGAAATTCTCTGCATCATCGAAGCGATGAAGCTGATGAACGAAATCGAATCCGATTTTGACGGGAAGGTCGTGGCGATCTATCCCGAAAACGGCCAGCCCGTGGAATTCGGGGAGAAGCTTTTTCTGATCGAAGTCACCTGA
- the accC gene encoding acetyl-CoA carboxylase biotin carboxylase subunit: protein MFRKVLVANRGEIALRVIRACREMGIATVAVHSDVDRESLHVKMADESVCIGPAESRESYLSVQRILAAAEVTNADAIHPGYGFLAENAEFARVCEKCGVAFIGPTAANIDSMGDKLSAREAMKQAGLPMMPGIEVDVDDAAKAASVAQEIGLPVIVKATAGGGGKGIKVVRSMEQLWNTLKAAKSEAQAAFGNSRVYIERYLEEARHIEFQVAADGNGNVVHFGERDCSIQRRYQKVLEESPSPAVPADVRRDMGKIVTDAIRSIGYRNLGTVEFLMDPQKRFYFLEMNTRIQVEHPITEEVVGIDLVKLQLRLAAGDPLPVRQEDIRMQGHAMEMRINAEDPEKFYPSAGQITAYHVPGGRGIRVDSGAYDGYAISPYYDSMIAKLIVHGVDRPEAIAKGEVALREFLIEGIHSNIPLHQRILSNPEFRSGTTSVTFLSKLLNLKY, encoded by the coding sequence ATGTTTCGTAAGGTTCTTGTGGCCAACCGGGGGGAAATCGCCCTTCGTGTCATCCGGGCTTGCCGGGAAATGGGAATCGCGACGGTCGCCGTGCATTCCGACGTCGACCGCGAATCTCTGCACGTGAAGATGGCGGATGAGTCGGTGTGTATCGGGCCGGCCGAAAGCCGGGAAAGTTACCTTTCGGTTCAGAGAATTTTGGCCGCGGCGGAAGTCACCAATGCCGACGCCATTCACCCGGGTTATGGATTTCTCGCGGAGAACGCCGAGTTCGCGCGCGTATGCGAAAAATGCGGCGTGGCGTTTATCGGTCCGACGGCCGCCAACATCGATTCGATGGGTGACAAGCTGTCGGCCCGGGAGGCCATGAAACAGGCGGGCTTGCCGATGATGCCTGGGATCGAAGTGGACGTGGACGACGCCGCCAAAGCGGCGTCGGTTGCCCAAGAAATCGGCCTTCCGGTGATCGTAAAGGCGACGGCGGGAGGAGGAGGAAAAGGCATCAAGGTCGTTCGCTCGATGGAACAGCTTTGGAACACGCTGAAGGCCGCTAAATCGGAAGCGCAGGCGGCATTTGGAAATTCCCGTGTCTACATCGAACGATATTTGGAGGAAGCGAGGCACATCGAGTTTCAAGTGGCGGCGGATGGAAACGGGAATGTGGTTCACTTTGGAGAGAGAGATTGTTCGATCCAGCGCCGGTATCAGAAAGTGTTGGAGGAGTCTCCTTCTCCGGCCGTGCCGGCCGATGTTCGGCGGGATATGGGTAAGATTGTGACCGACGCGATTCGTTCGATCGGTTACCGAAATCTCGGAACGGTCGAGTTCTTGATGGATCCGCAAAAACGGTTTTATTTCTTGGAGATGAACACCCGTATTCAGGTTGAGCATCCCATCACGGAAGAAGTGGTGGGAATCGATCTGGTGAAGCTCCAGCTTCGGCTGGCTGCGGGGGATCCGCTCCCGGTTCGCCAGGAAGATATTCGGATGCAGGGGCACGCCATGGAGATGAGAATCAATGCCGAAGACCCGGAGAAGTTTTATCCGTCGGCGGGCCAGATCACGGCCTATCACGTGCCTGGAGGGCGAGGCATTCGGGTCGATTCGGGTGCGTACGACGGCTACGCCATTAGTCCATATTACGATTCCATGATCGCCAAGCTGATCGTTCATGGTGTAGACCGGCCGGAGGCGATTGCCAAAGGGGAGGTGGCTCTGCGCGAATTCCTCATTGAAGGGATTCATTCGAACATTCCGCTGCACCAACGCATTCTATCGAACCCGGAGTTCCGGAGTGGGACAACGAGCGTAACGTTTTTATCTAAATTATTGAATTTAAAGTATTAA